The DNA segment GCGCGCGAGAGGGATGTGCGTGTGCCTGCCAGTCACCGCTGAATCCGGGAGCTCCCCACCGCCGTGCCAGAGCAGAGCTGACGGGGCCCCCCCAACTTTCAACAACAACACCCCCCTCCTGAGTTGAACCGCTCCCGTGAGACTTCACTGGGATGTGTCTAGTACCAGCGTTATACAGCGCGACCTGTTTAGAACGTAATGAACCCTGACTCCAGGATCTCCCTGCAACTCTGCCAGCCAGCGCAGAGTTAACGGTCCGTCCAAGTATCAACAACCACTCCTGAGAGACAGATCTCCCTGGTTGTTGGAGACATTTTACAGAGACTGGCCCTGTTGGTTACTCCAGTGTGTTATACTGTATGGCCTGTTTAGAACATAATGCATCAGGCTCTAAGGTGGATACAAGGAGATGGTGTTTTGCAGTGCACTGCATTAAAGCTCGCCAGGCTCTGAGATGAAATAACATCTCTTTAAACTTACTGCACCACACTGATGAGGACAAAAGCACACcaagggaaaacacacacacacacacacacacacacacacacacacacacaggccttccTTTACATTAAGTGAGTAAGGCCTGCTGTAAAATAGTAATGAGCTTTCACAAATTCACCACCAAAagcacatctctctctgtctctctcaagtCAATATGCTAATGAGCTACACTAGCCTGGAGGTTTACATTATGGAGCAGGCAAAGCATACATGTGCAAATAAAAGCAATTTCATGGACCTTCATCTTATGTTGTACAATGGTTTTCTTTGGAGAATCAATGTGTCTTCATTTGTATTTCTGATGTGAATCATCAAAGGTCTGAGTAGAGTGATTGAGTTCCCTGTACAATTTCTGCTAAAAAAATTATGTTACATCCTACACGAATCACACTTGGAACACACAATAGTTGCATGATATATCTGTGGTAAAGAGCAGATTTATTCATTTCATACTAAGAGGACAAAATATCCTTCAGCGTCCACAGAAGGCCATACATAATTAATTTTATACGACATACAAAATACTTGCTTTACAAAATGCAAAGTACTTTTTCTTTTCCATTGCATATAATTATGTGTGTTAGATGTGCTGAGTCCAGGATATTCTATAACATAATTGTATttatatgtatgtttatattttatgtgtgtgtgtatgtctaaaaATAAACAGTGTATGAATGCAGATATTTTCCATAGGGGTGTCGTGATGGGGCATCAGGGTGCCTTTAACTTGGTCGTCCGCTTTGACTCCCAGCCACCAGATCTGAGTGGCCTGACACGTGGAGGTGGCAAGCCTCTgggggctcacacacacacacacacacacacacacacacacagaggtgacaAGACTGTGGGCCATTACGTTTGACATTGCCTCTGAGTAGGGGTTGAGTTGTTTTGAGTTGTTTTGACTCAGTAAATGTGGCATTGCCGTTAGATACGTGTGTTTTgactgtgtgttcatgttcttTTGCCGTATCACGTgtttatgtcagtgtgtgtgtgtgtgtgtatttgtgtgcctgtgtctgtgtctgcatttgtatgtgtgtgtgtattaccctaggaaatgtatgtgtgcgtgtctgtgtctgtgtgtgtgtgtatgtgttcgtgtgtgtgtgtgtgtgtgtgtgtgtgtgtgtgtgtgtgtgtgtgtgtgtgtgtgtgtgtgtgtgtgtgtgtgagagagagagagagacagagggagagaaagattttACCCAAGgaaaggtgtgtatgtgtatgtatgagtgtttgtgttctgtgcatgtgttctctgtgtgtgtgttctgtgtgtatgtgtgtgtgtaagtatgtgtgtttgtgtgttctgtgtatatatgtgtgtgtgtgtgtgtgtgtgtgtgtattaccctAGGACTAGCTTTCACTGCACAGCTCATGGCAGCACTGTAGCCTTGAATGACAGATCTGTCCACGAGGGGAGCGGTGAACTTGGGTGGGCAGTTCATATCATGCTCTTTGAAGGGAGGGGGCTTATACTCCAGATCtgggagtgaaggagagagagagagagaaagagaaagagagagagagcaaaataagagatagaatgagagaaaggACAACGGAAAAtacagagcaagggagagagagagagaaagaacaacgTAAGAGCAATGGGAAGATCAAAAGACTAGCAAAAAAAGAAGAGTTGACAGAAATAATACAGTATCTTCTTAATCATTTCCATCATGATCActgtagatacacacacacacacacaagcacacacacaaacacaaacacacacacacactcactcactcacacacaaacacacacactttgtttgaCGATCTTGGCGGTGTCCTTGCTGACTCCTGGGTCGTCGCTTGGGCCGCACATGTTGACACTGAACACGCGGAACATGTACTCGTTCCCCATCACCAGATCCGACGCTGTGCAGTTGGTACGTCTGTTGTGCTCATACACCGTGAACCACTcctgcccaacacacacacacacacacacacacacacacacacacaggcagaaaaCATGTTAGTGTCTGTTAACAGTGCGGAGACAGCAGCACAGAGCTGCTGAGTTATTGTGCCTGATGACACACGACAGGGCCAATAAAGAGCTCCATCCAGTGGGTGTACAGTACGAGTAACCTGTTTGGTGTTGACTGTGCAGACTCAAACCCTCATTGTAAATATGCTCATGGATGTAGTTTTCACTTTCAGTCTTCTACTCTAGCCAACTTTGAAAATTGCAATGCTGTAATTGGATCATTCAAAAGATGGCGCTATAGATTAGATTAATGAGAAGATAGTTTCATTTCATAATCTAATCAATCTACGGTAAAAACAATTAGAGCTACAGTCATTTGGGTGATTGGATCTTGTTATCATTTACCTAGAGCTCACAACTTTCTCACTATTCAACATCCTCTcctggggagagagaaacaacatCAGTTGACCCCCTATTTGACATTTGGCAAAAGAGGAAAGATTGTCAAGGTCAAGTTCAATGCCCAGACAGCACTAATAGACTACTAATGAGTAGTTTTGAATATGAATCttcataaatgtatttatttacactTAATATGGAGTGAATGGGTCACATCACGACCACTTCCGGTTTGGGACAACTCggtgaaaacaaacacatggaCATCTGATGTGAATTCCAAAATGGCACCAAGTACTTGCCCATTTAGTTGGGTCATTTTTCCCTGAGCCAGCTGGGGGCCAGTCTGTCATTTTCAGACTGTAACACGTTTGACTTTTTATCTAGCTCATGAGAATAGTTGTATGACATCTTCAATGGCCAAATACAACcatgtggttttgttttcaGAGTTCTGCCCAAAGACTTTGCTTTATGTCAAGAGGAAATGACGACACACTATCATCCTTCATGGCCCCTACCATCGTTTTCTTATCAGCCTTCTGGATCAGGTAGCCAGTGATTTCACAGTTGCCGTCGTCTTTCGGGGGTTTCCATTCCAGTGCGGCGTTGAAGCCCCATATGTCCGTCACCTTGACCGCAGTGGGGGGACCTGGCTtctctgcactcacacacacacacacgtcattcaGTTCATGAGTCTCCTGATGTCCAGTTAAAGTCACAGAAACTGATTCATTTGAGTGGTTCTGATATATACCATACATATGTGCAGGGGCAGTGGTAGCCTTGCTGCCAGAGATATGGCTGACATGGGTGTTGAACCAGTTTCCTGTgcttgcgtgtgtatgtatatttatgtgtgtgtatctatatgtatgtgtcctcgttaatttatttattagagGATAGTCTTTTATCTTCATGTAATATATGTACCAGCTGCCAGTGTTTGTGTAAAATGCTTTAAATTGGCCCCTGAGAATGAAATGTGATACATATGAATGTGTCTAGCCTCAGGCCTGCTGCTCGCTGTGCCAGTGTTTCTTGATGTGCATGTCTCAAAGACTTGCAGTCATCGAGAGTGACTACAGGGGGTGCTATTACACGCATGAAATATTCAGTCATAAGTAATTATTAATATCTGTAGAGAGCAAGACTGAGCCATGTAATGCTGACTGCGGGCACCCATGCTGGGTTGGTGACCTGGCCTCCAAAGTATAACCTGCATATTGTTGATTAAAGGTACTGTTATTGATAAGTAACATAAGATCAAAATGATTACCTTGCAAATATTGATGGCCAGTTAATCAGATGAACTCAAATGTCTTCAGCAACTGGCAAAATCATTAAAGACCACACTATGATTTCTATGGTGAGTAATGATAAATCATTCTAACGTCTATGGTGACTGACCCAAAGGAACGTTAAAACCCTCAACGTGGATGTCTGTTTTGGCTCATACAGACGCCTCCAGGGACTGCCCAAAAGGTGTGCTTACCCACGACGCGGATGTCTATGGTGGCTCTGTCCTCCATGTTCTCGATCTGTAGCACCAGTGTGTATTTGCCAGAGTGGTCTCTCTCGGCTGACCGGATGAAGAGGACGCTGTCCACAAATGAGTTGCGCACGCCCACCTTCTTAAGGTCTACAGGCTCACCGTCCTTTAACCAGGTAGCCACTGGACGAGGCTTAccctatacaaataaatggtgcaCAGAGATACACAAACATAGAAataaacatgcgcacacacacataggcatacacacacacacacacacacacacacacacacacacacacttttagatATTCATTTAGATCAGAAGAAGTGATCCTTGAGGTACACCAGATGGGGTCACTGTTAATTTGACTTCTATTTCGTCCTGAATCTTTTGTCCTGAACCTACCTGGAAGGGGATGACCAGGTTGATTTGGTCTCCGACCTGCCTGACGTATTTCTGTCTGAGGCTCCGCGGCAGGCGAATCTTAGGACGCTCTGTGCAACGCAGCCgggaaaaagacacacacatcaggagaaagaaagataaaaatTTGGCACTAAATTTGGTACACAATTTGATACACAATATGCAATGCAAAACATCAGTCAGACTTCAGACACATTCAGGCCCATTTTGCTTGACCCCACACATGAGCTAATTGACCATTTGAACTCTTAAGTGTTGACCACGTGCTTGTGACCTCACCAACAATCTCTCTGATAGTGACTGGTTGACCCAGGAGGGCGGGGGGGCTGCGGCCAGCGATGTTGACCGCGACAACGCGGAAGTCCAACTTCTCCCCCGTGGGCAGGTTGCGCACCACAAAGCTCTGCCTGTCCACTGGCTCGGAGTTGGCCACTTGCCACTCAgtgtctagagagagagagagagagagagagagagagagagggacgtgAAGAAAAAAGGGATGTATAGAATGACAGACTGCACAGATATGCACATTTATAAAGAGACAAAAAGGATTAGATGAACAAACAATGTCAtatctatatatccatataCCATATATTTCTATCTGTATATTGGAGGAGGTctgaagaagagagggatgaatgtgtgagggaggaggagatttCAGAGAGCCAGGcgtggaggtgaagagagggatgaatgtgtgagggaggaggagatttCAGAGAGCCAGGcgtggaggtgaagagagggatgaatgtgtgagggaggaggagatttCAGAGAGCCAGGcgtggaggtgaagagagggaaagacggGGGAtttgaggaggagaaaagagatgtgttggaggagatggagaaatgGGAGATATGGCTCATTCACATTCTTTGGCcagccattgtatgtgtgtatgcatgtgtgtgtgtgcatgtgtgtgtgtgtgtgtctgtgtgtgtgtgtgtgtgtgtgtgtgcatgtgtgtgtgtgtgtgtgtgtgtgtgtgtgtgtgtgtgtgtgtgtatgtatgtgtgtgtgtgtgtgttagtgtgtgtgtgtgaattcaacTAAGATGTGTGATTTCAGAGGGCCAGGCGTGGACACAggtgaagagagggatgaatgtgtgagggaggaggagatttCAGAGAGCCAAGTGTGGACACAggtgaagagagggaaagacaggggatttgaggaggagaaaagagatgtgttggaggagatggagaaatgGGAGATATGGCTCATTCACATTCTTTGGCcagccattgtatgtgtgtatgcatgtatgtgtgtgtgtgtgtgtgtgttaacacacCTCCCTCTTTGCAGTACTCTATGATGTATCCGTCCAGGCCTCCAGCGCCGATTCTCTCGGGGGCCAGCCATTTGAGCGAGCAGGTGGTGTCTGTCACGTCGTTGACCATCAGCCTCGTGGGCTCACTGGTGGGTGCTACAGGAGACACAATCCTCACAGTGAGTTATTTAcactacagtatgtacacaGTCCATATACTGTAGGTACCATGTAGATTACAGAGCGTCTAAAGCTGGTACACTGGAAGACTTGAGCTGATGTCTACAGTAGGATGACATTTGAAGATGAATTGTGAGAGTTCAAAAGGTTACATGACCCATAACTGGAGCACTGTTTCCGATAGTATACCACATGCAATTGGGCATGATGTGCGTATgactgtgtgagtttgtgtgttgtgtgtgtgtgtgtgtgtgtgtgtttaaacagagatagatagagagagagagagagagagagagacagagagagagagagagtagatggGTTCCAATATGTGTCCCCATGTCTACAGTAGTCAGAGTACACACTGACCAGagatcagtatgtgtgtgtatgggtgtgtatacTGTGATCTCACCAATTGGCATGAATGGTTTAGAGTTGAGGCTAGGCTGTGACATGCCGATGCTGTTAACTGCGAAGACCCTCATCTCATAGAGGACGCCCTCAATCATACGCTTAGCCTCGTATGTGGTCGACTCATAGACGTCGAAGTTCAGCTTTGTCCAGCGAGACGAacccttcttcttcctctccatGTAGTAACCTGAGACAGGTGGTGTGGAAGTGAAACATATTGATTGCTTTAGATTCAATTCATCCATTTGTTATCATTATACAGTACAATATACATGTATAAATACAATGAAAGATGATATTAAAATCTAACAAGAAAGGCACAAAGTAGCAAATTGTGAAATGAAAGGAGTGGCAAGATGGTTGTTGAGACAAAAATACACTAACTCTGAAGCTGCTTTAAGCAACATTAGCAATTCTTGCTAACTTCTACCAGAGCCACTGGCATAGTGCATAGTGTAAATCAGAGAATCTGTGAATCAGAGAATCTGTAATTGAGATTCTCTGATTTACTATGCTGACCCACAGAAGCAAGTGATGTATGCACTTCTATGTGCAGTGAAATGATTGGTTTATACAACTGGATCGTGTTTCAAACCTCTATTCCCATCATGCTCTGTTTCCATGGTGGTTACCAGTGTGCCAACTAGATGCTAATATACTGTAAGCAAAGCTCACAATGACTTTAATGCCCATTTGCTCACATGCATgacctacagtacagtacatcagCACGTGGTCTTACACATGGTCAGACATCCCAAATCtcatttctctccatccctcagtGGCAGCTATTTAGATTGTAATCACATGGCCAGTGTGTTGTGAGCAGTATGGGGCCCTTGGAGTGTGTGGGCCTAATTGGCTAATTCTCATAGCAGAGCCTGATTTGCATAATAGCTTTTATCCCTTGGGTGGTGGTGGGTAATGTGTTAATGGAGGcagggggtggagagggggtgTCAGTCTACCAGTGATTGGTTGTAATTAGTTGGTGGTGCCAAGGgaagaatggtgtgtgtgtgtgtgtgtgtgtgtgtgtgtgtgtgtgtgtgggggtacctTTGATAGGCGCGCCGCCATCGATTTTTGGGGCTTCCCAGGTGATGGTGGCACAGTCCTCTCCCACAGCAGTACATTTCACATTTTCAGGAGGATCAGGGAcatctataaacacacacacacacacacacacacacacacacacaaacacatacagtaacacacacacacacacacacacagaaacatttaACATAATAACATGCACCGGTATTTGGTCTACACAGATTGCTGTATGCTATATGGTGCCATTGAAAATGGTTTCTTCTGACAACTAGCTGCTAAACAAGTCACCTGATGCTATTcactttttggaacaagaaaGTTGACATACTTTCCTCTAAGTGAAGCAGCAGAGGAAAATCTCAAAGgacttacgtgtgtgtgtgtgtgtgtgtgtgtgtgtgtgtgtgtgtgtgtgtgtgcaactgggTTAGAGTACATTCTAGTAAGTGTGTAACTGGatatctgtttgtgttttgcatGGTAGCCTGAAAGTCACCTTGCATAAGCCTCTTACCCAGAAAGTaggcctctatgtgtgtgtgtgtgccagtgtgtgtgtgtgtgtgtgtgtgtgtgtatccaagactgtgtgcatatgtgtctatccctgtatgtgtttgtttgtttctagaTATGTGCTtgtctgtatttgtatgtgtgtacatatgacgcgtgtttatgagtgtatatgtgtatatgtgtaatgttcatatgtatgtgtgtgtatgtaaacatttgagaatgtatgtgtgtgtgtatttatctcatgcatgtgtgtttgtaagtgactctgtgtgtgtgtgtgactctgtgtgtgtgtgtgtgtgtgtgtgtgagtgaatttgTCCACAGAATCTGACCAACGATCTTGATGTGGATGTTGGCCTTGTCCTCTCCGGCGGGGTTGGTGGCGGTGATGCTGtagttgacacaaacacacacacacacacacacacacacacacacacaatacacatacagtaacacacacacacacacacacacagaaacatttaACATAATAACATGCACCGGTATTTGGTCTACACAGATTGCTGTGCGTTATATGGTGCCATTGAAAATGGTTTCTTCTGACAACTAGCTGCTAAACAAGTCACCTGATGCTATTcactttttggaacaagaaaGTTGACATACTTTCCTCTAAGTGAAGCAGCAGAGGAAAATCTCAAAGGacttacggtgtgtgtgtgtgtgtgtgtgtgtgtgtgtgtgtgtgtgtgtgtgtgtgtgtgcaactgggTTAGAGTACATTCTAGTAAGTGTGTAACTGGatatctgtttgtgttttgcatGGTAGCCTGAAAGTCACCTTGCATAAGCCTCTTTACCCAGAAAGTaggcctctatgtgtgtgtgtgtgtgccagtgtgtgtgtgtgtgtgtgtgtgtgtatccaagactgtgtgcatatgtgtctatccctgtatgtgtttgtttgtttctagaTATGTGCTtgtctgtatttgtatgtgtgtacatatgcgacgtgtttatgagtgtatatgtgtacgtgttcatatgtatgtgtgtgtatgtaaacatttgagaatgtatgtgtgtgtgtatttatctgcgtatgtgtgtttgtaagtgactctgtgtgtgtgtgtgtgtgtgtgtgtgtgtgtgtgtgtgtgagtgaatttgTCCACAGAATCTGACCAACGATCTTGATGTGGATGTTGGCCTTGTCCTCTCCGGCGGGGTTGGTGACGGTGATGCTGTAGTTGCCCTCGTCCTCCCTCTCGGCCCCCTCAATCACGAAGCTGCTCAGGCCGGTACGGCTCTCCACGCGAACACGACCCGCTTCTGTGCCAATCACCTGATTCATGCATGcatagacacacccacacaaacacacacatacaattgacacacacacatacatacatacattcatacatacatacacacaaacacacacacacatatcatggTGGTTATCCAATGTTGGAGAAGacatttctgtgtctgtgtgagtgcatgtgtgagtgcatgtgtgtgtgtgtgtgtgtgtgtgtgtgtgtgtgtgtgtgtgtgtttgtgtgagtgcatttgcgtttctgtgtgcgtgttttgtgtacattttgtgtctcatttgtgtttctgtgggcatgtgtgtgtacgtgtgtgcatgtgtatgtgtgtgtgtgcgtgtgtgtgtgtgtagcacctTATCTCCCCTCATCCACTGAACAGTGGGAGGTGGGTCTCCTGAGATCTCCGTGTCAAGGCGGAGCTTATTGCCGGCGACAACAATAATCGTGTTCTGAGAGACCATTTGGCCAGTGACGTCCAGATGAATCTTAGGAGGCTCTGGAATTAcacagagagaggtgaggaacagaaaacacatgttgagagagagaaagaggtgaggAAAAGAGGTGAGGAAAAGAGGTGAGGAAAAGTAAAcacatgatgagagagagagagagagagagagagagagagagagagagagagagagaggacagaaaggACAAACTATCAGAGGCAAGGGAGACCATGGCACTGCATTCAGGTTAGATGGCATAACTCACCTTGCCTTGGGACATAGTCAACCTTGATCTCTGTAGGgcaggagaaagagaacaaGTTATTACAAAGTTATTTATTATGCCATATGATCAACAAGATGTATAATATGCTGGTATCATGAATCTAGAAGACCAAATGCATCCATTGGAACTAGTCATTATATGCTAGCTTGTGAGAAAAGGGAAATAAGGCTGTCCAAATCATTATGAATTACCCAATAGTGATCGATAAAGTAAATCCTGATCCTAATAtgagaaactctctctctctctcacccaggAAGTTGAGCTTGGCTGACAGTGAGAGGGCGTGGCCATCTGGAACAAAGGTGTAATCTCCAGCATCCTCTGGCTTCACATCATCGATGGTGAGTCGGTGgaacctaaaacacacacacacacacacacacacacacacacaataattgtaatatatgtgtgtgtgtgtgtgacacaagaTGCATGATGCCATTTAATACCAGGTGTTTGCATCAatggagtaagagagagagagagagagagagagagagagagagagagtgtgtgtgcatgtgtgtgagtgtgtgtgtcataaggTGTACATTACCTGCCAATATGGGACATCTTGATGCGGTCGCTGGGCAGGACCTCCACGCCATCCTTGAACCACTTGCCTGTCACCTTGTCATCAGACACCTCACATTTGAACATGGCTTGCTCGGCCGACTTCACCGTAAGGTCAGCCATGTCCTGCAACACTTCCAGCTCCTTCTCTGTCGACGGGACACACAATAGAGGGGTTTACGCAGGTTACACATACTTATTAtccggctcttcacaatgctccattgacttgaatgggaatTCTCAACGTTCTACCGGTcaaatatattcatgtaattaccgctgaaaacatataatgaccgctgtcaatggcaacaggttttgtgcttctgattcacgtctttcatatcactccgcaagtagtccggtcacttcttgcaatggaacttcattcaaaagtgaaagcagacggttgatcagctgtgatttatagaatgtttgatttaagttgagcgtgtgttgcgaactatttgtttctcagcaaaaaccACAACAAATCAATCAAAAGACATATCATGTgaagtttctttttcttgtgtTGACAAGTAGCCGGATAATAAGAGGGACAATGTATAGAAAGCTGGTCATTgccgggaaaataagtcccttctgGGCGAAGCAAGACCAGATCTACAGTGTGCAGACTTTcctttttacattttcagaagTATTCCAGAGTATACAGAGCAGATATAAAGGTAGACATAAGGTACATACTCATTttcatggattaagcctagtgtTGGACTAAAAGAAAACTTCAGGATGAGATTTCCATAAAAAA comes from the Alosa alosa isolate M-15738 ecotype Scorff River chromosome 22, AALO_Geno_1.1, whole genome shotgun sequence genome and includes:
- the LOC125287093 gene encoding myosin-binding protein C, fast-type-like isoform X24: MPEPTEAKTEAEPPQEEKAEAAPAEEAEAAPAEEAPAAEPAEPAPVEEGDAPPEAPSAEEPPPTLTGMFLERPEDVVAIAGTDVTFVAKVDATTLRFKPSAKWLKGKWLDLGSKAGKHLQFKETYDRNSKIYTYEMKIIKVVVADAGGYRCEVASKDKCDSTTFEVSVEAADTGDHQHDVLSAFKREGAGEDDGELDFSSLLKAVKKKKKKPVEEEKEDVWEILKKAHPSEYEKIAFDYGITDLRGMLKRLKKMKTVVPKISDAFIKKLEDCYSVEKGKKIVLTCEVVDPNCQVKWLKNGQEIKPSAKYIMEANGNLRTLTINKCSLADDAAYECVCGTDKSYTEVFVKEPPITITKLMDDYHVTVGERVEFEVEVSEEGAHVMWYFENLELVRTEDSKFRFKKDGKRHWLIIQEATLDDIGMYHCFTNGGHTKGELEVEEKELEVLQDMADLTVKSAEQAMFKCEVSDDKVTGKWFKDGVEVLPSDRIKMSHIGRFHRLTIDDVKPEDAGDYTFVPDGHALSLSAKLNFLEIKVDYVPRQEPPKIHLDVTGQMVSQNTIIVVAGNKLRLDTEISGDPPPTVQWMRGDKVIGTEAGRVRVESRTGLSSFVIEGAEREDEGNYSITVTNPAGEDKANIHIKIVDVPDPPENVKCTAVGEDCATITWEAPKIDGGAPIKGYYMERKKKGSSRWTKLNFDVYESTTYEAKRMIEGVLYEMRVFAVNSIGMSQPSLNSKPFMPIAPTSEPTRLMVNDVTDTTCSLKWLAPERIGAGGLDGYIIEYCKEGDTEWQVANSEPVDRQSFVVRNLPTGEKLDFRVVAVNIAGRSPPALLGQPVTIREIVERPKIRLPRSLRQKYVRQVGDQINLVIPFQGKPRPVATWLKDGEPVDLKKVGVRNSFVDSVLFIRSAERDHSGKYTLVLQIENMEDRATIDIRVVEKPGPPTAVKVTDIWGFNAALEWKPPKDDGNCEITGYLIQKADKKTMEWFTVYEHNRRTNCTASDLVMGNEYMFRVFSVNMCGPSDDPGVSKDTAKIVKQNLEYKPPPFKEHDMNCPPKFTAPLVDRSVIQGYSAAMSCAVKASPRPKIIWLKNNMILGDDPKYLMMNNQGVLTLNIRKPGMFDGGKYTCRAVNDLGQAEVECKLEIRPQPPMEEKRK
- the LOC125287093 gene encoding myosin-binding protein C, fast-type-like isoform X2, with protein sequence MPEPTEAKTEEPPQEEKAEAAPAEEAEAAPAEEAPAAEPAEPAPVEEGDAPPEAPSAEGPEEDGEETAVNGEVIENGEAVPGTEGQEAPASTDAPEAPAVEEEPPVVEEPPPTLTGMFLERPEDVVAIAGTDVTFVAKVDATTLRFKPSAKWLKGKWLDLGSKAGKHLQFKETYDRNSKIYTYEMKIIKVVVADAGGYRCEVASKDKCDSTTFEVSVEAADTGDHQHDVLSAFKREGAGEDDGELDFSSLLKAVKKKKKKPVEEEKEDVWEILKKAHPSEYEKIAFDYGITDLRGMLKRLKKMKTVVPKISDAFIKKLEDCYSVEKGKKIVLTCEVVDPNCQVKWLKNGQEIKPSAKYIMEANGNLRTLTINKCSLADDAAYECVCGTDKSYTEVFVKEPPITITKLMDDYHVTVGERVEFEVEVSEEGAHVMWYFENLELVRTEDSKFRFKKDGKRHWLIIQEATLDDIGMYHCFTNGGHTKGELEVEEKELEVLQDMADLTVKSAEQAMFKCEVSDDKVTGKWFKDGVEVLPSDRIKMSHIGRFHRLTIDDVKPEDAGDYTFVPDGHALSLSAKLNFLEIKVDYVPRQEPPKIHLDVTGQMVSQNTIIVVAGNKLRLDTEISGDPPPTVQWMRGDKVIGTEAGRVRVESRTGLSSFVIEGAEREDEGNYSITVTNPAGEDKANIHIKIVDVPDPPENVKCTAVGEDCATITWEAPKIDGGAPIKGYYMERKKKGSSRWTKLNFDVYESTTYEAKRMIEGVLYEMRVFAVNSIGMSQPSLNSKPFMPIAPTSEPTRLMVNDVTDTTCSLKWLAPERIGAGGLDGYIIEYCKEGDTEWQVANSEPVDRQSFVVRNLPTGEKLDFRVVAVNIAGRSPPALLGQPVTIREIVERPKIRLPRSLRQKYVRQVGDQINLVIPFQGKPRPVATWLKDGEPVDLKKVGVRNSFVDSVLFIRSAERDHSGKYTLVLQIENMEDRATIDIRVVEKPGPPTAVKVTDIWGFNAALEWKPPKDDGNCEITGYLIQKADKKTMEWFTVYEHNRRTNCTASDLVMGNEYMFRVFSVNMCGPSDDPGVSKDTAKIVKQNLEYKPPPFKEHDMNCPPKFTAPLVDRSVIQGYSAAMSCAVKASPRPKIIWLKNNMILGDDPKYLMMNNQGVLTLNIRKPGMFDGGKYTCRAVNDLGQAEVECKLEIRPQPPMEEKRK
- the LOC125287093 gene encoding myosin-binding protein C, fast-type-like isoform X28, translated to MPEPTEAKTEAEPPQEEKAEAAPAEEAEAAPAEEAPAGDAPPVEAPSAEEPPPTLTGMFLERPEDVVAIAGTDVTFVAKVDATTLRFKPSAKWLKGKWLDLGSKAGKHLQFKETYDRNSKIYTYEMKIIKVVVADAGGYRCEVASKDKCDSTTFEVSVEAADTGDHQHDVLSAFKREGAGEDDGELDFSSLLKAVKKKKKKPVEEEKEDVWEILKKAHPSEYEKIAFDYGITDLRGMLKRLKKMKTVVPKISDAFIKKLEDCYSVEKGKKIVLTCEVVDPNCQVKWLKNGQEIKPSAKYIMEANGNLRTLTINKCSLADDAAYECVCGTDKSYTEVFVKEPPITITKLMDDYHVTVGERVEFEVEVSEEGAHVMWYFENLELVRTEDSKFRFKKDGKRHWLIIQEATLDDIGMYHCFTNGGHTKGELEVEEKELEVLQDMADLTVKSAEQAMFKCEVSDDKVTGKWFKDGVEVLPSDRIKMSHIGRFHRLTIDDVKPEDAGDYTFVPDGHALSLSAKLNFLEIKVDYVPRQEPPKIHLDVTGQMVSQNTIIVVAGNKLRLDTEISGDPPPTVQWMRGDKVIGTEAGRVRVESRTGLSSFVIEGAEREDEGNYSITVTNPAGEDKANIHIKIVDVPDPPENVKCTAVGEDCATITWEAPKIDGGAPIKGYYMERKKKGSSRWTKLNFDVYESTTYEAKRMIEGVLYEMRVFAVNSIGMSQPSLNSKPFMPIAPTSEPTRLMVNDVTDTTCSLKWLAPERIGAGGLDGYIIEYCKEGDTEWQVANSEPVDRQSFVVRNLPTGEKLDFRVVAVNIAGRSPPALLGQPVTIREIVERPKIRLPRSLRQKYVRQVGDQINLVIPFQGKPRPVATWLKDGEPVDLKKVGVRNSFVDSVLFIRSAERDHSGKYTLVLQIENMEDRATIDIRVVEKPGPPTAVKVTDIWGFNAALEWKPPKDDGNCEITGYLIQKADKKTMEWFTVYEHNRRTNCTASDLVMGNEYMFRVFSVNMCGPSDDPGVSKDTAKIVKQNLEYKPPPFKEHDMNCPPKFTAPLVDRSVIQGYSAAMSCAVKASPRPKIIWLKNNMILGDDPKYLMMNNQGVLTLNIRKPGMFDGGKYTCRAVNDLGQAEVECKLEIRPQPPMEEKRK